One genomic window of Methanosarcina acetivorans C2A includes the following:
- a CDS encoding YhbY family RNA-binding protein, with product MEKEKLYQLRSDASKISPILNIGKNGVTETLIEELNKQIKANRLVKVKVLKSAEEGKDLKTIADELAEATRSTLIDVRGRTVVLYR from the coding sequence ATGGAGAAAGAAAAACTATATCAGCTGAGATCCGATGCAAGCAAGATCAGTCCTATTCTTAATATTGGAAAGAATGGGGTCACTGAGACTTTGATCGAAGAACTGAACAAACAGATAAAAGCTAACAGGCTTGTAAAGGTCAAGGTTCTCAAGAGTGCAGAAGAAGGAAAAGATCTGAAAACCATAGCAGATGAGCTTGCCGAAGCTACAAGATCCACACTGATCGACGTACGCGGCAGGACAGTTGTGCTGTACAGGTAA